In bacterium 336/3, the following proteins share a genomic window:
- a CDS encoding LysR family transcriptional regulator → MNYTLNQLKIFLKVAEYKSVTKAAQELHLTQPAVSIQLKNFQDQFDIPLTETIGRKIFITDFGKEIAEAAKNILNEVTTINHKTLAYKGQITGRLTISVVSTGKYVMPYFLTDFLKKYQGVELVMDVTNKAQVIESLEENEVDFSLVSILPENMALHKIELLENKLFLVGNGETQIKEELELFAILEHIPLIYRENGSGTRLTMERFMMNHQVKSYKKIELTSNEAVKQAILAGLGVSIMPIIGIKNELLSGELKIIPIKGLPIQTTWDLIWLKRKKLSPVAEMFTKYLQEQKSKIVQKYFNFEMFK, encoded by the coding sequence ATGAACTATACATTGAATCAACTAAAAATTTTCTTAAAAGTAGCTGAATACAAAAGTGTTACGAAAGCTGCTCAAGAATTGCATCTTACACAACCTGCAGTTTCTATTCAACTCAAAAACTTTCAAGACCAATTTGATATACCACTTACAGAAACGATAGGGCGAAAGATATTTATTACAGATTTTGGGAAAGAAATAGCCGAAGCTGCCAAGAATATCCTCAACGAAGTAACTACAATCAATCATAAAACGCTTGCCTACAAAGGACAAATTACAGGGAGACTTACTATTTCGGTGGTTTCAACAGGCAAATACGTCATGCCTTATTTTCTTACAGATTTCCTAAAAAAATATCAGGGTGTAGAGCTTGTCATGGATGTAACCAACAAAGCACAAGTGATAGAAAGTCTTGAAGAAAATGAAGTAGATTTCTCTTTGGTTTCTATTCTGCCCGAAAATATGGCTTTACATAAGATAGAACTTTTAGAAAATAAATTGTTTTTAGTTGGAAATGGAGAAACGCAAATCAAAGAAGAATTAGAGCTTTTTGCTATCTTGGAGCATATACCTCTCATTTATAGAGAAAATGGTTCAGGGACAAGACTCACAATGGAACGCTTCATGATGAATCATCAGGTAAAAAGTTATAAAAAAATAGAATTAACAAGTAATGAGGCTGTTAAACAAGCAATTTTGGCAGGATTAGGCGTTTCAATTATGCCCATTATTGGTATCAAAAACGAACTTTTATCAGGAGAACTCAAGATTATACCCATCAAAGGCTTACCCATTCAAACTACATGGGATTTGATTTGGCTCAAAAGAAAAAAATTATCACCTGTTGCAGAAATGTTTACAAAATATTTGCAAGAACAAAAATCTAAAATTGTTCAGAAATACTTTAATTTTGAGATGTTTAAGTGA
- a CDS encoding amino acid permease, giving the protein MSQSIWRKKPISAFEADMKKSNLNRVLGKWSLTAIGIGAIIGGGIFVLTGTAAHYHAGPALALSFVVAGIACIFAALCYAEFASMLPVEGSAYAYAYGTVGELFAWLIGWGLILEYGMGAMTVAVSWSGYFSKLLKLFSITLPPYLTNDPMSYSKLGETGFSVNLPAFLIVWVVTSILVKGIKEAASANNLIVVLKVAAVLFVIFVGMFSIVPENWTPFIPDAKEIIGEDGKPHSAYGIGGIFGGAAAIFFAYIGFDAVSTQAGEAINPKKDIPFAIIASLLICTVLYIAVSLVLTGMMHYEKDIVGDALKAPVAAAFDKAGKPWAMYIVTAAATAGLISVMLVMMLGQTRIFLGMAKDGLLPNFFKEIHEKFKTPYKSTLLVGLVVSVVAAFTPISVLGDMTSFGTLFAFAMVCGAVWLLRIREPQLERGFKVPALPVIAVLGILTNVFLIVNLNPLAQKLATGWLVVGVLVYFAYGKRNSHLEKNV; this is encoded by the coding sequence CTCAATAGAGTATTAGGCAAATGGAGTTTAACAGCCATTGGTATCGGTGCTATTATTGGTGGTGGTATCTTTGTACTTACGGGTACGGCTGCTCACTACCATGCAGGACCAGCCTTGGCTTTATCTTTTGTGGTAGCTGGTATAGCTTGTATTTTTGCTGCACTTTGTTATGCTGAGTTTGCTTCCATGTTGCCTGTTGAGGGCTCTGCTTATGCATATGCGTATGGTACTGTTGGAGAGTTGTTTGCTTGGCTGATTGGTTGGGGACTTATTTTGGAGTATGGTATGGGAGCTATGACGGTGGCAGTCAGTTGGTCAGGATATTTTAGTAAACTATTAAAACTATTTAGTATTACTTTACCTCCTTATCTCACCAATGACCCAATGTCATATTCAAAATTAGGAGAGACAGGATTCTCTGTGAATTTACCTGCATTCCTGATTGTTTGGGTTGTTACATCTATTTTAGTAAAGGGTATCAAAGAAGCTGCAAGTGCAAATAATCTTATTGTGGTATTGAAAGTAGCTGCTGTATTATTTGTAATTTTTGTTGGAATGTTTTCTATTGTTCCTGAGAACTGGACTCCTTTCATTCCTGATGCAAAAGAGATTATTGGAGAAGATGGCAAACCACATTCTGCGTATGGTATTGGGGGTATTTTTGGTGGAGCAGCTGCAATTTTCTTTGCTTATATTGGTTTTGATGCCGTTTCTACGCAAGCAGGTGAAGCTATCAATCCTAAGAAAGATATACCCTTTGCAATTATTGCTTCATTACTCATTTGTACAGTATTGTATATTGCTGTTTCTTTGGTGCTTACAGGTATGATGCACTATGAAAAAGACATTGTAGGCGATGCTTTGAAAGCCCCTGTAGCTGCTGCTTTTGATAAGGCTGGTAAACCTTGGGCTATGTATATTGTTACAGCCGCTGCAACAGCAGGTCTTATTTCAGTAATGCTTGTAATGATGCTTGGACAAACAAGAATTTTCTTGGGTATGGCAAAAGATGGTTTATTACCTAATTTTTTCAAAGAAATTCATGAAAAGTTCAAAACACCTTACAAAAGTACACTTTTGGTAGGTTTAGTAGTTTCTGTTGTAGCAGCATTTACTCCAATTTCTGTTTTGGGTGATATGACAAGCTTTGGAACTTTGTTTGCTTTCGCAATGGTTTGTGGTGCTGTATGGTTACTTCGTATACGTGAACCACAATTAGAACGTGGCTTTAAAGTACCTGCCTTACCCGTGATTGCTGTTTTAGGTATTTTAACAAATGTGTTCTTGATTGTAAATCTGAATCCTTTAGCTCAAAAATTAGCTACTGGTTGGCTTGTAGTTGGTGTGTTGGTATATTTTGCTTATGGAAAACGTAATAGCCATTTAGAAAAGAATGTATAG